A stretch of Henckelia pumila isolate YLH828 chromosome 4, ASM3356847v2, whole genome shotgun sequence DNA encodes these proteins:
- the LOC140863364 gene encoding uncharacterized protein yields the protein MKKDKGVVIADPSWENHRREEGGDSEHRKEKEPSEVLPFSTRNASSKYDFVKVKVWLGDNADHYYVLSRFLLSRMLTVTKIPNHVAIKIALELKKLLIDNSLLDVSQSDLEANLFKLMERRGFGQEYINRYKMMTRFHHQRVPLVILVCGTACVGKSTIATQLAQRLNLPNVLQTDMVYELLRTATDAPLMSSPVWARDFGSSEELITEFCRECRIVRKGLGGDLKKAMKDGKPIIIEGIHLDPSIYLMDDENKSPIKSTATDKDKGSEKSKNGIPAQNNHSDPFVNQLERNSCPQVGNSGETESAVDMVSGALKSVDISGDTPNAEAKESDAIEARPNKKDKAGADPIIIPIILKMAEFDHKALLEEWISTRSIEKYPIQDKSTLISNLKTLQDYLCSFESQGLTVVNISATTFPQTLDWLHNHLLQCIEQGIPSTSSGGGQTVEN from the exons atgaagaaagataaaggaGTGGTAATCGCAGACCCTAGCTGGGAGAATCATCGGCGAGAGGAAGGAGGAGACTCGGAGCATCGGAAAGAAAAAGAACCGTCTGAAGTTCTACCATTCTCCACTCGCAATGCGTCGTCCAAATACGATTTTGTGAAG GTTAAGGTGTGGTTGGGTGATAATGCCGATCACTATTACGTGCTCTCTCGATTTTTGCTCAGCAGAATGTTGACGGTTACTAAG ATTCCTAATCATGTGGCCATTAAAATTGCTCTCGAACTGAAAAAGCTTCTCATAGACAACAGCCTTCTTGACGT CTCACAGTCGGACCTGGAAGCTAATTTATTTAAG CTTATGGAGCGTCGAGGTTTTGGCCAAGAGTACATAAACAGATATAAAATGATGACAAG ATTTCACCATCAAAGAGTGCCACTGGTTATTCTTGTATGTGGTACCGCATGCGTTGGAAAGTCTACCATTGCTACTCAACTTGCCCAAAGACTGAACCTGCCAAATGTTTTGCAG ACAGACATGGTGTATGAGTTACTACGGACAGCAACAGA TGCCCCATTAATGTCTTCCCCCGTATGGGCGCGAGACTTTGGCTCATCCGAGGAATTAATAACTGAATTCTGTAGAGAATGCCGGATTGTTCGTAAAG GTTTGGGTGGTGATTTGAAGAAAGCAATGAAGGATGGAAAGCCAATCATAATCGAG GGAATACATTTGGATCCTAGCATATACTTAATGgatgatgaaaataaatcacCGATAAAGTCTACAGCAACAGACAAAGATAAGGGTTCAGAAAAAAGTAAAAATGGAATCCCAGCTCAGAATAATCATAGCGATCCATTTGTTAATCAACTCGAAAGAAATTCCTGTCCCCAGGTCGGTAACTCAGGGGAAACAGAATCTGCCGTAGATATGGTTTCAGGTGCTCTGAAATCTGTGGATATAAGTGGTGACACTCCCAATGCTGAAG CAAAAGAATCTGATGCAATTGAGGCTCGTCCTAACAAAAAGGACAAGGCTGGTGCTGACCCCATAATTATCCCCATAATTCTAAAGATGGCTGAATTTGATCACAAG GCATTGCTAGAGGAGTGGATATCTACTAGGAGCATTGAAAAATATCCTATTCAG GACAAGAGTACACTAATCAGCAACTTAAAAACACTCCAGGATTATCTCTGTTCATTTGAGTCACAG GGCTTAACAGTTGTTAACATATCAG